A part of Biomphalaria glabrata chromosome 3, xgBioGlab47.1, whole genome shotgun sequence genomic DNA contains:
- the LOC106057032 gene encoding uncharacterized protein LOC106057032 isoform X5 yields the protein MSKVTFSSELTDRPELFDIRAMPEQLKNLKPGQLEASKIREFFEKGFLLVPKFFEEEELEPVRRSIEKLVDDLAQMLYDGGKIKNLYKEHGLFQRLIRIEKEFPGANIILHKQGQLTEAFQTLWSNERLLNVVEQLIGPEIAGHPVWNLRTKTPQNEATTVPWHQDSAYLDNDSYNVLQATAWIPLLDANEKNGCMEVISGGHLPGKVVRHTCCWGETWYVVMDEQDAAEKLNVDFVKDKVLCPVPYGGMLLINNMIPHRSLNNISDEIRWSLDLRWQNPEKSVGFYGLKEGVLMRSAKNPVTKIDWEGFNKVDRHREADLDCKLIELPEKKDKVEDDPFDTIIVGPWMKKWEMTHTNRHTDRLTSRNDSTWHKA from the exons atgtctaaaGTGACATTTAGTTCAGAGCTGACAGACAGGCCAGAACTTTTTGATATTCGAGCGATGCCAGAGCAGCTCAAAAATTTGAAGCCTGGTCAGCTGGAGGCCAGCAAAATTAGAGAATTCTTTGAAAAG GGTTTTCTTTTAGTACCAAAATTTTTTGAGGAAGAGGAATTGGAACCTGTTCGTAGATCAATAGAAAAACTTGTGGATGACCTGGCTCAGATGCTATATGATGGtggaaaaattaaaa ATCTGTATAAAGAACATGGATTATTTCAAAGACTTATTCGTATTGAAAAGGAATTTCCTGGAGCTAATATAATTCTACATAAACAGGGGCAGTTAACTGAG gCTTTTCAGACACTTTGGTCCAATGAGCGACTACTAAATGTGGTAGAACAACTTATTGGGCCTGAGATAGCTGGACACCCTGTATGGAATCTCAGAACTAAGACTCCTCAGAATGAAGCCACAACAGTTCCATGGCATCAAG ACAGTGCTTACCTGGACAATGACTCCTACAATGTCCTACAAGCAACTGCCTGGATTCCATTATTAGATGCCAATGAAAAAAATGGATGCATGGAa GTAATCTCAGGAGGTCATTTACCTGGGAAAGTGGTCAGACACACCTGCTGCTGGGGTGAGACTTGGTATGTTGTGATGGATGAACAAGACGCAGCAGAGAAGCTTA ATGTAGACTTTGTGAAAGACAAAGTCTTATGCCCAGTGCCCTATGGTGGGATGCTGCTAATCAACAACATGATACCACATAGAAg CTTGAATAATATCTCAGATGAAATTCGTTGGAGCCTGGACTTGCGCTGGCAGAATCCAGAAAAATCTGTTGGATTTTATGGATTAAAAGAAGGAGTTTTGATGAGGTCTGCCAAGAATCCAGTGACTAAAATAGACTGGGAAGGTTTCAACAAAGTAGACAGACACCGTGAGGCTGACTTGGATTGTAAG CTGATTGAACTACCAGAAAAAAAG GACAAAGTAGAAGATGATCCTTTTGATACTATCATCGTTGGACCCTGGATGAAGAAATGGGAAATGACCCACACGAATCGCCATACCGACAGATTAACCAGCAGGAATGATAGCACTTGGCACAAGGCCTAA